TGaaacggtttttatttttgctttCAACTATTCGTTTTGACAATATATATGATAGAGATGATAGAAAAGAATCGGGTGATCGTGTAGCTCCAATATCAGAGttgtttcaaatgtttttgGTAAATAGTCAATCAAATTATTCAATGTCTGAATATTCTACAGTTGATGAAATGCTGGTTCCTTTTAGAGGGCGGTGCTCTTTTCGCATGTATATGAAAAGCAAACCAAATAAATACGGACTCAAAGTTATGTGTTTATGTGACGCAAAAAACCACTATTTgtataatgcattatttattgtggaaaAAATAATGTTCCAAATCCTAAAAAGTTTgcaatacctacattaaatgtGTTAGAACTTGTAACacctatttttaattcaaatagaaATATAACTGGGGATAACTGGTTTTCTTCCATAGAACTAATAACTGAATTAAAACGACATGGCCTAACATACGTGGGAACGTTACGTAAAAATAAAAGAGATATACCATCACAAATTGTCCCTGACAAACAAACTGAAGTAAATACAACAAAGTTTGCATTTACCAAagacataacattattattgtttgttccaAAAAATGAATAGATACGTGTTGCTTTTATCTTCTATGCACCATACGAATACAATAAATCCGAAGAATTCAAAACcagaaattattgaattttataaccAAACGAAAGTAGGAGTTGACGCTTTGGACCAAAAGTGTGCAGTCTATTCAACACATCGACGTACACGAAGATGGCAACTCGCTATATTTTATGCCATGTTAGATATTGCTTCTGTGAATTCACGTGTTTTATATAGTTGCAAGAATATAAACTCAGCAATACCACGTCGAAAGTTTGGAATAATAATAGGAAAAGAGCTTATTATTCCTTATATGAAACGACGACTATTACAAGAAAGACTACCTAGAGAAATAccacaaattattaaaagaataCTAGGAGATAATACTGTCGAAGCAACTCAAGAAATTTCTTCTAACCCAAACAAACGACGAAGGTGTTACGTGTGTCCAAGTTCTAAAGAtacgaaatattcaaatatttgttcTGTATGCAAAAAAAACGGTTTGTAAAACACACGGCGTTCAAGTATCGAAATGTGTTAATTGTATAGATACAGagtaactaaacatttttatttatttttattttataatgtaaggaattttcacaaatatattttttttttttatttgcatttcaTTTATCAACTAAACTGACCTATGTTCCGCATTTGTAGCGGCGAATATCCccctaaacaaattaaacaacgaACATTTTCGGTCATTTCTTtcaaaatattgcaataaaacTATTCCAAATGAATCAACTTTACGAAAAGGATACTTCGATTCTTGCTACACTAATACGATAACTAAAATACGCGATGCTGTGAATGGCCAAAAAATATGGGTTTGCATAGATGAAACAATTGACAGTGTGCGACGTAATGTAGCTAATGTCATTATTGGTATTTTGAAACCACAAGATGTTGGTAAAACTTATCTTATTCACACAGAATATTTAGACAAAGTgaactatagtattatttttcaattatttgacaAATCTATGCATATTTTATGGCCAAATAATGTTAATCATgaggacattttattatttgtatcggATGCCGCGCCGTATATAAAAAAAGCTGGCCGCTGTATTCAAACACTGTATCCAAAAGCTTTGCATGTGACATGCTTAGCTCATGCCCTCCATAATGTGTGTGAAGAAGTGCGTGCACATTTCCCAAAAGTTGATCGTCTGATTGCCGagatgaaaaaaacatttctgaAATGTCCAAAACGGATCgctattttaaatgaaaaatgtccAGATATTCCAAATCCACCTAAACCAATCACTACTCGTTGAGGTACATTAGGGTGGTCCTTatttataacgaaaaaaaaaaatattaatatttttgatatcttACCCGCCAACTTTGTTCATTACtatgagtaaataatttatgttaagtTTGGTCATGATTACTCAACCCCTTCACGTGCCACAAAAGGGTTGacaaattaataagtatataagtataaattgcAAAATTGCATTGGAATAACCATGTTACTTTAATAGTagaattcatataatatttagataaattgtAATCAGTTTTTATATTTCGTAATATGAGGCCGCCCGTCGAATCGTTGTTGTTATCTATAAATTACCTAGGTACTAACGATCATGCGTTAAATACTCtatgtgaatatattatttttgtacactgACAATTATACTGATATGCGATTTACTGATCTATAGTGCTATAATACTAGTGTAAAGTctaaagtgttttatttattgaaccGCACTCATGAAGAGATGACCAAATATTActgtaagtaggtacaatacgtattaagtatatttattattaattatttaattaatttactggctttttattaattttaattaacgtttaaatttaatatacgttTTGAAACGTTATGACGACTCGGCAAAACACTGATATATGGTTAATTGGGCAGCCTTTAGAACGAATTACTGGTAGTAAGCTTCCTTCAAATGGAGATATTATGCGtagacttttatttttaatacggaatgaaaaaaaaacagttaaagaGTCTTCATCCGTTATAACtcaagaattattatatttttggaaatgtGCGAGGATACCAACAAtgaatgactataatattactccTAAAATAGAAAAAGTATATATGAACTGGCGTGCCTTACAAAAAGGTAAGCCACGTAGATCCCAAccacaaataaaaaaagaagaagtATTTAAAGATCAATTAACAGATTTATTTGATATAGCTCATTTAAATGctctacaaattattaaaattgacgAAGACAAAAAATTCTTATTAGCACAACGCGAGAAAGGTAGAAAAGGGTGTATGATTGGAATAGATAGAAAATTGGAAAAACAAGAAATGCGGAAAAATCAACGTGAAATCgcgtttcaaaattataaaaacagaaGTAAAAAAACGAAAGATGAATTATCAGTACTTGATACAGTTGATTTATTTTCTTCTGATAGTTGTAGTCAGTGGCGTAACCAGGGGGAGGCTTAGAGGGCTTCAGCCCCCCCCCATTGGCCGTGTTAtggaatacatttaatattataaaagacaaAGTACAAACcatgatatttctaaaaacagtGTTGAATACAacgtattatcattgattataaatactataagtaatactatagtatttataatttatggtatTATCTTAAGTAACAACGAGCTATTATATTAAGCAAAAAATAAACGTTACGTATATggtaacgatataatattatttgatcggTATGAACGTAGTAACGAACATTATGATACGACAACGAGTACGACAGTTATCTGTGGTGTACAGGACGGCGCATGACGTGATGCGACAAACGGACAAACAACACTAACACAGTCCTTACTCCGTAGtctttactaaataatatagctACTACTTTTTCTATTTTCTGTACAGTTTTTTGAGAATAATGTCTGAGAAAAGACCTAATGTGTTTTCACTTTtctgtattcaattttaaaaaaaagaaagttgaGTCTGtcgtaagtaaatattataataattaataagtaataaatttgtATGTGGTAGGTTGCAAAAAATagattagtataattatattttttttaggatggttgcaataatattgaaataaaaaaagacaGCCTTTTGCCCGATGGTATAGAAGTTGACAatcctaatttattaaaaaatgagaCCCTGAAAAGTACAGTaagtcattttaaattatttaatatttatagagtaATAGagcattgtaatttataatagttatataatgtgTATCGTTGCATTACTAAGTACAATTCATTAGGTGcaaatttttattagatattaattattgataaaattaaaattaactattatttgcTTTGCTGTCTTTGTAAGTTTTAAATCATagacattgtatattttattcttagtcTTTATCAATGCCTGCTTTGACTGAAAATGAAATTTACAAGAATGATATTGCTTGCTTCATAATGGACCGAACGCTGAAAAAATCTGAAATTGTTGattgtttaaaaaacatttggATACCTccattagattttaattttccagAGAATATAGAAGgcaaacaaaaaagaaaatttcaGCATAagtatttaacacaatattctTGGCTTGCTTATAGTGATATACATAAAGGAGCCTATTGTAAATTTTGCGTTTTGTTTGCTTTTTCTGGTGGTGGAATAGGCAGACAGGTAAATTTATGCTTACATACTAaacctatatacctaatgatttttaccttacttttgaaaatacaacatattaattaaaacttaatacataattttagaaTTTGGGAAAATTAGTAACTGCACCTATGTTAAAGTTTAAAGATGCTAAGAATGACTTCAACAAACATTCAAAAACAGAATATCATCTTCTTTCTGTTCAAAGAGCAAATGACTTCCTAATCAATTTTGAAAGTGGGTTTGAAAAAACAGTTGATGTACTCTTTGATAAACATCTACAACAATCGATTGAAAGCAACAAAAAAAGGCTGATACCAATTgttaagacaatattattctgTGCTAGAAATAATTTACCGTTGCGTGGTCATCGAGAAGCTGGTTCTTTATCATTAGAAAGTGTGAGAAGTTATTGTATAGTTGGTGAACAAGGTATTCTTCGTGCACTTCTGGCTTTTCGTGTCGACAGTAGTGATACAGAACTTCAAAGACACTTTGAAACTTCCCCTAAAAACTGCACAATGATCAGCCCCAAAGTCCAGAATGAAATAATTGATGTAATTGGTGATGTAATTGTAGGGAAAATAGTTGAACGAGTCAaacaatttcgatttttttcattactatGTGATGAAACTACTGACATTAGCACTACTGAACAGATGACAGTATGTATACGATATGTAGATACGGCATCTTGGATACTTAGAGAAGATTTTCTGGGATTTGTAAAAATGACTTCAACTACTGGTTTAGCAATAAAAGatgcaatattaataaaacttaaagaaGTTGGTCTTAGCATAGATAATCTTAGAGGACAAGGTTATGATGGAGGAGCAAACATGTCTGGTAAACATAATGGTGTCCAAAGTCTAATTTTAAATGAGCAACCACTAGCATTCTATACGCATTGTTTTAGCCACTCTTTGAACCTTTGCTTATCCAAGGCCTGTAATGTTCCCTCGGTCAAAAATATGATGGGAATTGTATCAAGTATTGCTGCTTTTTTTTCTGCTTCAGCTAAGAGAGCTGATAAATTGAAATCAGTTATTTTAGGCGATAGcaataattcacaaaaaaaagaaaaattgaaaacactGTGCGAGACACGTTGGATTGAGCGTCATGACGCATTGATTACATTTAAACAATTGTATGTTTATGTAGTGCATGCTCTTGAAGATATTTCACATGATCCTAATCCTGAAAGCTCATGCAAAGcagcattatatttaaattcagtgacaaaaattgattttctcgttGCATTTGAAGTTACAGTAACTTGTTTTGCCTACACTTTGCAACTCAGTATTTCTCTTCAGAGCAAACAACAAGATATTTCTAAAGCATTATCCGACGTAATGGTTATTCGCAGTGCACTAGAAGAGCTTCGAGAAGGTGCAGATGGAcactttaaacaaatttttaaggATGTTTCTGATATTGCAAATTTAGCGAATGTAGAAATATGCATGCCTCGGATATGTGGTAGGCAAACacaaagaataaatataaattcaaaagatCCAGAGACATACTTCAAAGTATCAGTGTTTCTTCCTTTTCTTGATTTCATCCTTCAAGAATTGGATGCACGATTTAATCAACGACAAAGCGATATAATACCTTTACAGGGACTTATTCCATCAAATTTTAGTATGTACGACGATGAAACTATATTGAAGGCGGCTTCTATCTATGCTCAAGATCTTTCAACTGATGATAATTCTATTCTTAAAGCAGAGTTGCGCATTTGGAGACACCAAtggaaaaatatgcaaattataccAGATTCGGCCATTGTTACGTTACCCCATTGCACAGCTATCgtaccaaatattaaaatactcttACAATTGTTTGCAACATTGCCAGTCACCTCAGCCACACCCGAACGTACGTTTTCAACACTAAAAcgattaaaaacatatttacggTCAACCATGTCGGAAGAACGACTCAATGGATTGgcattaacaaatattaacaaaaaagaaCAATTGAGTGaggatgaaataattaaattattttccaaaaagGCACCCAGAAGGATGCAACTAGAAGACTGGagcaaataatgtaaaaaataaaatatttattttgaatttgaagttatataaaataaaataatttataatttatagtataacatattttgtatatcactaatatattatgtatgacgtatgtgttatgttatataataatgaaatattacaattaactgCTATAAGActttattgaaaattgtttgttatgatgatgtcaaattttgatttacttTGTTTAGCCCCCCCCCATTCGAAAATCCTGGGTACGCCACTGGTTGTAGTGAAGAAGATATtgaatttacattagaaactacaaataaacgaaaaaggggaaaacaaaatattaagagTTCTGAAATTGTAACAGCATTAGATCGTACAAAAGTAAGTGATCGAAATGCAGTTCATATTCTTATTGCTACAGCTCAAAGTCTTGGCTGTAATGCGAACAACATCGCTATAAATCGCTCAACTATTCGAagaaatagaattattttaagACAAAGAGTGTCCGATGACATAAAAGTATCTTTTAATCCAAATTGTCCTCTAACTGTGCACTGGGATGGCAAAATATTACCCGATATTACCGGGAAAGGGCATGTTGATCGTCTTCCTATTTTAGTATCCGGAGACGGAGTAAGTAAGCTTCTCAGTGTTCCAAAGCTTGAATCTGGAACTGGGGAAGCGATGTCAAATGCTGTTATAGAGTCATTATTTGATTAGGGTATAACAGACCGCGTTCAATCACTATCATTTGACACAACAGCCAGCAATACAGGACGAATAAACGGAGCATGTAAGTTAATCGAGGAAAAAATTggtagaaaattattatacctagcaTGTCGAcatcatatattaaaaatagttttaggagctatttttaatatttgttataacagTCCATCAACTGGgccaaatattcaaatatttctaaCATTTCAACAACAGTggaaaaatattgataagaatacATTTCAAGTCTTAGAAGAAAGAATAAGTAATCGAGACGAAGTCATAATATTTTGCAAAGaacaattaatttcatttcattCGCGTGACGATTACAGGGAGCTGTtagaacttataattatttatctcgGCGGTGTTCCTACAagaggtataatatttattcaacctGGAGCAGTTCATCGGGCGCGATGGATGGCACGTGCTATTTAtgccataaaaatatgtttatttaaaaatcaattcaaaacatctaaaaatgcaataaattatatgaaaagattttcgttatttattgttCAAATTTACGTATTTCATTGGTTTAAAGCTCCCTGTGCTATATCTGCTCCTGTAAACgatttaaatttactaaaaaaactgTCATTGTACCCAGATAAAGCTGTATCGAATGCAGGAATTACAGCTTTTTTACGTCATCAGTGGTATTTATCAGACTTGCTTgtatctttttcattttttgatcaaaatgtttcatatccaattaaaaaaaaaaatggtcactGCATTAAGCAACAAAAGCTCAGAAgattataaaaatcgaattaaaattgatattgtagatttaaattttacccAGAAAACTGTTGCTGATTTTGTTAATCATaaatcaattgatttttttaatatattgaagatACCAACTGAGTTCCTTAAGTCTGATCCTGAAGATTGGGAAAATATGCCAGATTATCAATTAGGACTAAGTGTGGTTAGAAATATGAAAGTTGTCAATGACTTTGCTGAAAGAGGAGTGGctctaattcaaaattataattcgaTTCTTACGAAAAATGAAAGTCAAAAACAATTCCTTCTACAAGTCGTCGAAAGTCATAGAAAGAGATTCCCTGATGCTCGAAAATCAACCATCATATCAGACGAAATTtaatcgaaataatataatttataaattaataatagattcaaaagaaattgtataaatgtattttttattgacaatatttcGAAATTCAttcgaaataattttattactcaaattattcaatatttgtacgtaggtacctattaatagaTTCATaagaaattgtataaatgtatttttatgtattttttattgaaaaaataaatagtaaacatCTATAATTTACCTTTAATGCGTTCATTgataagtataacattttttaaattaaacttaaaaatttacatatcaacccttttttggaatttttcaatCCCTTTGTGGCACGTGAAGGGGTTGAGTAATAATGACCAAATTTAAAAGCAATTACTTCTTATGGTAATGAACAAAATGGAAAGGtaagaaaccaaaaattttGAAGTTCAAAAATAAGGACCACCCTAGGGTACATGGATTACAGCAGTCGAATATTATTGcacatatttaaatgaaataaaaagtgCAGTTGAAGAATTCAACGAGAATGCCCAGTGTGTGAATGTTGTAAAAGAGCTTATAAGAGATCAATCTCTACATTCAAATCTCGTCTACATTACaacaaattttggatttttaccACATGCAATTACACAATTAGAAAAaagagttttttatttttgtttcaagtatgtgctgtatttatatattattattttttaggcgAAACCTTAGCAAAAAGTATAGGTATTGTGTTAGAAGCAAAACAAAAGTTAGAGGAAGCTAATGGCGAAGTACcgaaattgattttagaaaagtgCAATCGtgtttttccaaaaaataatgGATGGGCAGAACTTCAAAAAGTCAATAGTATTCATAATGGCACTGCACTAAACGTAAATGTGGaacagtaatatttaattttatgtgtaaTTGAAATTTgcttttttagaattaaattaataaatgctttttttggcttttttggctacttaaaatgcttttttaaggatttattttgctacaaaatccgagccctacttattacatatttacctCTTCCTAGTCTTGTGCTTTTTTTGTCAGCCAAAGTTATTCCACAAGACATAATTTGATACTGAATAtctttttctaatttataaaaaccttTTTGTTTATCTGGTGGACAGAGAATGTCACATTTTCTACGACagcaattaattaattgttttaaaattatttgaggaATTGTTACTCCTTTGCGATTGATATGCTCCATTCCatgatttttcaaatatttctgttcaattcttttttcttttttggtgGTTCAtggatgtttatattttcatcaataacttCAGTATTAAGACCATTGTTGCCTTTTTgtgatacaataaattaaaaaaataataataattagagaaaacaattaaatattatgtactattaaaTTAGtctaatgaaattttatttgtgtacCTAAATTAGAAACTGGTGGTTGTTCTTtacacaatgttataatattttcatcatgGATATCTATTTCATAGGTATTCTCAATATTAGGACCATTATTGCTCtcttttggtaaaaataaaattaaaaacataagaaaacaaatatacctattttaaaaaagtttattattatgtattcaccTAAATTAAAAACTGCTGGTATATCTTCaggagatattataataatattgtcatcaaTCATCATCAATTTCATTGAAAGTTACAGATTTGGAACTGTTATTGATttcttttggtaaaaaataaataattataataatacaatatgaaaatactgtatacagtataatatacttttgaaataatattttaatactatttcattatatttacctaaattaGAAAGGGCTGGTACTTCTTCAGGAGATACTGTATCATTGCACTTCATATCATTTGTATTATGACATactaaaattaagtaaaattagaagtaaaataaaacattttatacagcataattcatatttatatgtaagtacCAGGTTCAGATTCTGAATCTGAGCATATCAGCTCTCTATTGAtgttatatgttttaataagGACAAATAAGCACTAACTTAGTCAAAACCAATGGGACTGATTTGGACCAAACAATTCGTTATGGGGGGTGTCAGCACGTCTTTACAACCccctaattaaatttataaagatAACTTCGGAAGTAGTAGAGTACTGGAATCGAAAAAATGGTACAGGATATCAGTAGCAAACTACTAAAGATTGGTTCATTTGGAGAtccaatattttgaattgggGTTGCATTACGACGAAACTCGAGCACAATCTAGCACAAACGAatgacataatttaaatttgaaaattctgaGGTGGTGGTGCAGTCGTTTCGCTGGCACCCCCAAACATTATCCCTTATAACTTTAGAAGGGTTGCAGCTCAAACGATACAATTCGAGCATAAACCAGCACAAACGTAGCACAAATGAAAGCCCTtggtttgaattcaaaattcaGAAGTGGGGGTGCCAGGGAAATGCACCTCGTCCTGTGCAGCGCCGGCGGGATGTTTTGCGGGGCCCAGGGCAGATTTTTTCATAGGCCCTATAAAAAATTAAGgggaaaaaatacattttttttctattttacataacccctaaaaaatattttattttttatgtacacaaTTAAACAAAGTATTAAACGTACACTTTTGAATgtggatttattttttaaaactacaaatattattttgcttatgcactattagatacatttttcatattaaaataaaatatgtactgatCAAATATTAAGATACAATAAATACAAGTTAcctacacaaaaattaaaaaaaatatcaacattttaacattcAGTAGAAATTCCTATATCCTCTGCCAAATCTTTAGCAGTTGTTTTTGCAGATTTAAAACCAGTATttctatagttatttaaaaacgatATTAGCCCACTTAACATACTAGCTGAAATATCTAAATCCATGTTCGGGCTCTGAAGACTTTTGCTTATTGTATTAACTTCTACTAAGATATCATACCAAATAATAATGCTTAGAATAAACtcgtacatatttatatacgcTGAAAATATTCGTCAATCGTTAtcgtaaatttaaaacaacaatcGCATTTCTGTTTTCTATCGAAATTGTAATTgaatgttcataaaattattcgtaatataatatattggttacattttttttttttttgatgtgcACTTCATTACAAACCCACGAGCCACCACTACAGACtggacttatatttttaatattaaaaacaaactaattgaattggattaaaaattattatatgccaTTTTAGGCGCGGGGCCCCTAAAATGGCGGGGCCCCGTGCAGCTGCCCCTTCTGCCCCGCCTTTCCGCCGGCGCTGGTCCTGTGCGTCACCACCCAAAATTCTCGCCTTGAAATTGTGAGTCCGCAGTTCGGTGACCACCAACCTCGTACCGTTGCACAGTCGTCTCCTCGGATCGAGATTTCTGAGCAACATTACGATGCAACCTATGATAGCTGGAGCGGCGGCAGGCCGTCCGGTTCCAAACCGTTGAGGAACTCTGTGGGGAAATTGGCCACTTCGTCGGCACCGACCGCCATCATGGTGTCGACGCGGCGTTGTAGGTCATCGGATTACCATCGACGCGCTCCAGCACGTCCCCGTTGACACCTCTGCACTCTTCGTTGGTGGGACACACGACGACTCTCCGAGCAAATTCTTCGACGTTGGCCGACGACATTTGCTGCGGATACACGAAATCGATTAAATCAGCGACGTCGCATACCATTTCCCGCGGGATTTGCAGGGTGTCCGGGACGCCGTCGAACGCGGGCAGTTGGCCGTTGCCGAGCTCGTTATTACTCGTTTGCGCACAGTACACAATTTTTTACCTGTAAACTGACAACTCGTTTGCGTACATCGAAAAACATGAAAACCCGGTTAATACTAATTTTGACCTGAAAAATGACGACTCGTTTGCGTACAGCTATTAAATAAGACTTAGATAAGATACACGTAATTGATTAACTAGTGTGCGGTTCTAAACGATAATATGATTTTACATAAATGTGTGCGTTATTTACGACCGCTGGATGTTACTATATGCTTATTATTTGGTCGAACGTGTGATGCTATCTAGATTCGAGTAATTTTATTTCGTGTAGTACCATGGACAttcaaatatcaaatgtttttgACACGGCGTATATCGTTTCGCGCTAGCTGTATGTTCCCCgcatattaactattaattaagcTTTTTGTTGCTAAACAGCCTGCAAGGATaccaaatcaaattatattttgtttatctaattattaattattagtttttaaattttaacagatTGCAAGAATCTAATATTGATCTATTGTTTGATAAAACTATGAGCACTACCAAATTGCATACATTTCGATTGTTGTGcagtttgaatattataataacagtattattacACACAGCTGGATTTTTCTTATTGATGTATATTTCATAAGGgaccatttaaaatatgtacttgtTTTTTTGACCAACATTCAATTAGAGCAGCGTTTTTAAACCAGTGGTATGCGGGAAGTACGCTTAGAAAATACACTACAATAAACTACaacagtaaatttaaaaaaccctAAACTTCTatgatattgaaattatatgtgatacataaattatacaatttcgGTAGTCACAGAATTGTTAGTTAGAAtacataaaactattaattatatgtgtaaaaaaaaacttgttgttcgcaaatatattttaactaaattaataattatttttgatgtaCTATTTGttgctatta
This genomic window from Metopolophium dirhodum isolate CAU chromosome 1, ASM1992520v1, whole genome shotgun sequence contains:
- the LOC132944313 gene encoding 52 kDa repressor of the inhibitor of the protein kinase-like, translating into MCFHFSVFNFKKKKVESVDGCNNIEIKKDSLLPDGIEVDNPNLLKNETLKSTNLGKLVTAPMLKFKDAKNDFNKHSKTEYHLLSVQRANDFLINFESGFEKTVDVLFDKHLQQSIESNKKRLIPIVKTILFCARNNLPLRGHREAGSLSLESVRSYCIVGEQGILRALLAFRVDSSDTELQRHFETSPKNCTMISPKVQNEIIDVIGDVIVGKIVERVKQFRFFSLLCDETTDISTTEQMTVCIRYVDTASWILREDFLGFVKMTSTTGLAIKDAILIKLKEVGLSIDNLRGQGYDGGANMSGKHNGVQSLILNEQPLAFYTHCFSHSLNLCLSKACNVPSVKNMMGIVSSIAAFFSASAKRADKLKSVILGDSNNSQKKEKLKTLCETRWIERHDALITFKQLYVYVVHALEDISHDPNPESSCKAALYLNSVTKIDFLVAFEVTVTCFAYTLQLSISLQSKQQDISKALSDVMVIRSALEELREGADGHFKQIFKDVSDIANLANVEICMPRICGRQTQRININSKDPETYFKVSVFLPFLDFILQELDARFNQRQSDIIPLQGLIPSNFSMYDDETILKAASIYAQDLSTDDNSILKAELRIWRHQWKNMQIIPDSAIVTLPHCTAIVPNIKILLQLFATLPVTSATPERTFSTLKRLKTYLRSTMSEERLNGLALTNINKKEQLSEDEIIKLFSKKAPRRMQLEDWSK